One genomic region from Prochlorococcus marinus CUG1433 encodes:
- a CDS encoding MFS transporter, with protein MFSYGLGDAGTGLVATQFGFFLFKFFISAGLPVIIAGSLLMLIKIWDAVNDPLIGWLSDRTKSKWGPRIPWMVAASVPLGFSLAAIWWTPTGSLLTKTIYYAIISIVVMTAYTSINLPFAALSTEISEKTAIRTRLNASRFTGSIIAGLTGLIIAGVVLGSEGSANNEYFLMGKISGCIAVAATLISCWGLAPFAKKARRPSGKVEAITLQFKRIFRNKKFLKVITLYILLWCALQLMQTVALIYVEDVLNVPTYIAKWIPIPFQISALVGLQIWTRVSNKLNRISALNYGAIMWIISCTAALFLPSLSKVSGLGESLFQNAGNLFLFILLIFIICLIGIGASTAFLIPWSLLPDAIDEDPEKPAGLYTAWMVLIQKIGIAFSVQLLGFLLYLSGYQTCFVDKNGLNIIEKCYSAQLTIRFCIGFIPSILVIIGLLIMRNWDRKLITN; from the coding sequence ATGTTCTCTTATGGGCTAGGAGATGCCGGCACAGGTTTAGTCGCGACGCAATTCGGTTTTTTTCTGTTCAAATTCTTTATTTCTGCTGGTTTACCAGTAATAATTGCAGGTTCATTATTAATGTTGATCAAGATATGGGATGCAGTAAATGATCCATTAATTGGATGGTTAAGTGATCGTACCAAATCAAAATGGGGGCCCAGAATCCCTTGGATGGTAGCAGCATCGGTTCCTCTTGGTTTTTCTTTAGCTGCGATATGGTGGACACCCACTGGTTCCCTGCTAACCAAGACTATTTACTATGCCATAATTTCTATAGTCGTAATGACTGCTTATACAAGTATTAATCTTCCTTTCGCAGCTCTATCTACTGAAATTTCTGAAAAAACGGCAATAAGAACAAGACTTAACGCATCAAGATTTACAGGCTCAATAATTGCAGGGCTAACTGGTTTAATAATTGCTGGAGTTGTATTAGGTTCTGAAGGATCAGCAAATAATGAATATTTTTTAATGGGTAAAATAAGTGGTTGTATTGCAGTTGCTGCAACATTAATTTCTTGTTGGGGATTAGCCCCATTTGCAAAAAAAGCAAGAAGGCCTTCAGGAAAAGTTGAAGCCATAACACTTCAATTCAAAAGGATCTTCAGAAATAAAAAATTTCTAAAAGTTATTACGCTTTATATTCTTCTCTGGTGCGCCTTACAATTGATGCAAACAGTAGCTTTAATCTATGTAGAGGATGTACTTAATGTGCCAACATATATTGCAAAGTGGATCCCAATACCTTTCCAAATTAGCGCTTTAGTGGGGTTACAAATATGGACCAGAGTATCAAATAAATTGAACAGGATTTCAGCTTTAAACTATGGAGCGATTATGTGGATTATTTCATGTACCGCAGCTTTATTTTTACCTTCATTATCAAAAGTTTCAGGATTAGGAGAAAGTTTATTCCAAAATGCTGGCAACTTATTTCTGTTTATTCTTTTAATTTTCATAATCTGTCTTATTGGCATTGGAGCTTCAACCGCCTTTCTTATCCCTTGGTCACTGCTTCCTGATGCAATAGACGAAGATCCAGAAAAACCCGCAGGACTATATACTGCTTGGATGGTACTTATTCAGAAGATTGGCATCGCATTTAGTGTTCAATTATTAGGATTTTTGTTGTATTTATCTGGTTATCAAACATGCTTTGTTGATAAAAATGGCCTTAATATTATAGAAAAATGCTACTCAGCACAATTAACTATTAGATTTTGTATTGGTTTTATTCCCTCAATATTGGTAATAATTGGTCTGTTAATCATGCGAAATTGGGATAGAAAATTAATTACAAACTAA
- a CDS encoding glycogen-debranching protein: MTHINKGNPFPLGSSLTSQGVNFSLIATNAEYVEILLFEKEDSISPKSILKLDQHHNTGPYWHVEIKNLNEGCLYAFRVKQKNNEINNNYEKKVLLDPCSRGITGWEIYKRENALKTQENTNSCLKSVVCDRKLFNFKDYPRPNHSWEKTIIYELHIKSFTESTDKNESCFKKFLKKIPYLKELGITTIELLPIFCFDPTDAPNGLENFWGYSPINWFTPHFEYLSNESAEKNREEFRKLVEECHKADIEVILDVVYNHTSEGDTKGPAISWKGIDESLYYFIGKDKNYQDVTGCGNTIAANRGLVRKLIIESLKCWASEFGVDGFRFDLGIALSRGENLLPLDNPPIFEDMECEPELADIKFISEPWDCGGLYKLGDFPSKNTFTWNGHFRDDLRRFWKGDKDTAWNMSDKIKGTPSIYKEDNIFPKSINFITSHDGFTLRDLVTFNRKHNFANREQNRDGENHNNSWNHGTEGPTTNLLINDLRKRQQKNLILSLLISKGVPMILMGDEIGRSQGGNNNSWCQNNLLGWMNWGNGQQDLELLEFFKYVIKIRKKLINIFNPSSFPYNQTNENIPTYHWHGTKLDNPDWSSWSHTVSFSINKGNTNPLVWIGLNAYSKSIDFPLPKCQFNWLKVIDTSKPEIFEPLLINEKFVSIKSRSSLLIISEEVFEAKNNKS; this comes from the coding sequence GTGACTCATATCAATAAAGGCAACCCATTTCCTTTAGGAAGTTCTCTAACTTCACAAGGAGTTAATTTTTCACTAATAGCCACAAATGCAGAATATGTAGAAATCTTATTGTTTGAGAAAGAGGACTCTATTTCCCCAAAAAGTATATTGAAATTAGACCAGCATCATAATACTGGTCCCTACTGGCATGTGGAAATAAAAAATCTAAATGAAGGTTGTCTTTATGCTTTTAGAGTAAAACAGAAAAATAATGAAATTAATAATAACTATGAAAAAAAAGTATTACTTGATCCATGTTCAAGGGGCATTACTGGATGGGAAATTTATAAAAGAGAAAATGCATTAAAAACCCAAGAAAATACTAATTCTTGTCTTAAAAGCGTTGTTTGCGATAGAAAATTATTTAATTTTAAGGATTATCCAAGACCTAACCATTCTTGGGAAAAAACAATTATTTATGAACTCCATATCAAATCCTTCACTGAGTCAACTGATAAAAATGAAAGTTGTTTCAAGAAATTTTTAAAGAAAATTCCGTATCTCAAAGAACTTGGTATTACAACAATTGAATTACTTCCAATTTTTTGTTTTGATCCAACTGATGCACCAAATGGTTTAGAGAATTTTTGGGGTTATAGTCCAATAAATTGGTTTACACCTCATTTTGAATATCTTTCGAATGAATCAGCAGAAAAGAACAGAGAGGAATTTAGAAAATTAGTAGAGGAATGTCATAAGGCAGACATTGAAGTAATTTTAGATGTCGTATACAATCATACTTCTGAAGGAGACACTAAAGGACCAGCGATATCTTGGAAAGGTATAGATGAAAGTCTATATTACTTTATTGGGAAAGATAAAAATTATCAGGACGTAACTGGATGTGGGAATACTATTGCAGCCAACAGAGGATTAGTTAGAAAACTAATAATTGAATCATTGAAGTGTTGGGCGAGTGAATTTGGAGTAGATGGTTTTAGATTTGACTTAGGTATTGCCTTATCAAGAGGAGAAAATCTGTTGCCACTCGATAATCCTCCAATTTTTGAAGATATGGAATGTGAACCAGAACTTGCTGACATAAAGTTTATAAGCGAACCATGGGATTGTGGTGGTTTATATAAATTAGGTGATTTCCCATCCAAGAATACTTTCACTTGGAATGGTCATTTTAGAGATGACTTGAGGAGATTTTGGAAGGGTGATAAAGATACAGCTTGGAATATGAGCGATAAAATAAAAGGTACTCCATCGATTTATAAAGAAGATAATATTTTCCCAAAGTCAATAAATTTTATTACTTCACATGATGGATTCACTCTAAGAGATTTAGTAACTTTCAATAGAAAACATAATTTTGCCAATAGAGAACAAAATAGAGATGGTGAAAACCATAACAATTCTTGGAATCATGGTACAGAGGGACCAACTACAAACTTATTAATCAATGATTTAAGAAAAAGACAACAAAAAAATCTTATTCTTAGTCTACTTATCTCTAAGGGTGTTCCAATGATACTTATGGGTGATGAGATAGGAAGGTCACAAGGCGGTAACAATAATTCTTGGTGCCAAAATAATTTATTAGGATGGATGAATTGGGGAAATGGTCAACAAGATTTGGAATTATTAGAATTTTTTAAATACGTTATAAAAATCCGAAAAAAACTAATAAATATTTTTAATCCATCATCCTTCCCTTACAATCAAACCAATGAAAATATTCCAACATATCATTGGCATGGAACAAAGTTAGATAATCCAGACTGGAGTAGTTGGTCTCACACAGTTTCCTTCAGCATTAACAAAGGCAATACTAATCCACTGGTCTGGATAGGTTTAAATGCATATTCAAAAAGTATCGATTTCCCCTTGCCGAAATGTCAATTTAATTGGTTAAAAGTTATTGACACTAGCAAGCCAGAAATTTTTGAACCCTTACTTATTAATGAAAAATTTGTTTCAATAAAGAGTAGAAGCTCTTTATTAATCATTTCAGAGGAAGTATTTGAGGCAAAAAATAATAAATCCTAA
- a CDS encoding HU family DNA-binding protein has protein sequence MNKADLVNLVAARTELTKTDVSLVVDAAIETIVDSVVEGKKVSILGFGSFEPRDRSARQGLNPKTGEKIAIPAKRVPTFSAGKLFKDRVQG, from the coding sequence ATGAACAAAGCTGATTTAGTAAATCTTGTTGCTGCTCGTACAGAGCTCACAAAAACGGATGTTTCTTTAGTTGTTGATGCAGCTATTGAAACTATTGTTGATTCAGTAGTGGAAGGCAAAAAAGTCTCCATACTAGGATTTGGTTCTTTTGAACCAAGAGATCGTTCTGCAAGACAGGGATTAAACCCTAAGACAGGCGAAAAAATAGCAATACCTGCTAAAAGAGTTCCGACATTTTCTGCAGGTAAACTTTTTAAGGATAGGGTTCAAGGTTAG
- a CDS encoding high light inducible protein — MQEKGSPTENQNDGFTNTSSTDSEYSKWVDNQGDEVKNVFGFNSSAELVNGRAAMIGFLMLILTELVFSGRPVTSSIFGIN, encoded by the coding sequence ATGCAAGAAAAGGGCTCCCCAACGGAAAATCAAAATGACGGTTTTACTAATACATCATCAACTGATAGTGAATACTCAAAATGGGTAGACAATCAAGGGGATGAAGTAAAAAATGTTTTTGGATTTAATAGCAGCGCTGAGCTTGTTAATGGTAGAGCAGCTATGATTGGATTCTTAATGCTCATATTAACCGAGTTAGTTTTTAGCGGCAGACCTGTGACTTCCTCAATTTTTGGTATAAATTAA
- the cobD gene encoding cobalamin biosynthesis protein CobD, producing the protein MAEINLFLIFLGSIGFDLLIGDPTFLIHPVQVIGFYIKKISDYLINNFGENNNILFWGGFIVAISTIGISFSLGKLIELTYVQSRNHVFGGFLIFFGLSSCIATKGLISSVKEIAELIERKENISKNIINEKVQRLVSRDVRSSSIKHLLRSSTESLTENSVDGIFGPLFWIFIGIVFIKISIFLPGPLSLGFSYKAISTLDSMIGYKYDYFRYLGFFSAKIEDIFTFVPSRLVLITLPLVSSKVNDYGSIIKKSYLDGKKYDSPNAGISEAIFAYISDVKLGGKSKYKNEIIEKPIINATGDNCTEEKIKLICQLILKLQLLWIIIFVLIFFII; encoded by the coding sequence TTGGCTGAAATAAATTTATTTTTAATTTTTCTTGGATCAATTGGTTTTGATTTATTGATCGGCGATCCAACATTCTTAATCCACCCTGTTCAAGTAATTGGCTTTTACATAAAAAAAATATCTGATTACCTCATAAATAATTTTGGAGAAAATAACAACATATTGTTTTGGGGCGGTTTTATCGTTGCTATTTCCACTATTGGAATAAGTTTTAGTCTAGGAAAATTGATAGAACTCACTTATGTTCAATCAAGAAATCATGTTTTTGGTGGATTTTTAATTTTCTTTGGACTTTCAAGTTGTATTGCGACAAAGGGACTTATTTCAAGTGTGAAAGAAATTGCAGAGCTAATAGAACGCAAAGAAAATATTTCCAAAAATATAATAAATGAGAAGGTACAAAGATTAGTAAGTAGGGATGTAAGGTCATCTTCTATAAAACATCTCTTGAGATCTAGTACCGAGAGCCTTACCGAAAATTCTGTTGACGGAATTTTTGGACCGTTATTTTGGATTTTTATAGGAATTGTTTTTATAAAGATTTCAATTTTTCTACCAGGGCCTTTATCACTTGGTTTTTCTTATAAAGCCATAAGTACTTTAGATTCAATGATTGGTTACAAATATGATTATTTTAGATATTTGGGTTTTTTCAGTGCAAAAATCGAAGATATTTTTACCTTTGTCCCTTCAAGATTAGTTTTAATCACATTACCTTTAGTTAGCTCCAAAGTTAATGATTATGGATCAATCATAAAAAAAAGCTATCTTGATGGAAAAAAATATGATTCGCCTAATGCTGGGATTTCAGAAGCTATATTTGCCTATATTTCAGATGTCAAATTGGGAGGGAAAAGTAAATATAAAAATGAAATTATTGAAAAACCAATCATAAATGCGACTGGAGATAATTGCACTGAAGAGAAAATCAAATTAATTTGTCAATTAATTTTGAAATTACAATTATTGTGGATAATAATTTTTGTTTTAATTTTTTTTATAATCTAA
- the ilvC gene encoding ketol-acid reductoisomerase: MTQLFYDTDADLSLLNNKTIAIIGYGSQGHAHALNLKDSGMDVIVGLYKGSKSESKAISDGLQVFSVSEACAKADWIMILLPDEFQKDVYFKEIEPNLSEGKILSFAHGFNIRFGLIKPPSFVDVVMIAPKGPGHTVRWEYQNGQGVPALFAVEQDSSGNARSLAMAYAKGIGGTRAGILETNFKEETETDLFGEQAVLCGGLSELVKSGFETLVEAGYQPELAYFECLHEVKLIVDLMVKGGLSQMRDSISNTAEYGDYVSGKRLINNDTKKEMQKILKDIQDGTFARNFVEECNKNKPLMTKLREENSKHEIEKVGKGLRSMFSWLK; the protein is encoded by the coding sequence ATGACCCAACTCTTTTACGACACCGACGCAGATCTGAGTCTTTTAAACAATAAAACAATAGCGATTATTGGATATGGTTCACAAGGTCATGCACATGCCCTAAATCTTAAAGACAGCGGCATGGACGTAATCGTCGGATTATATAAAGGGAGTAAGTCTGAAAGTAAAGCTATTAGTGATGGCCTACAAGTGTTTAGTGTTTCTGAAGCCTGCGCAAAAGCAGACTGGATTATGATTCTCCTACCAGATGAGTTTCAGAAAGATGTTTACTTTAAAGAAATAGAACCAAACTTAAGTGAAGGAAAAATTTTAAGTTTTGCTCATGGCTTTAATATTAGATTCGGGCTTATCAAACCTCCAAGTTTTGTGGATGTCGTTATGATCGCCCCAAAAGGACCGGGACACACTGTTCGTTGGGAATATCAGAACGGTCAAGGTGTTCCTGCATTATTCGCTGTTGAGCAGGATTCTTCTGGGAATGCAAGATCATTAGCGATGGCTTACGCCAAAGGAATTGGAGGAACGCGAGCTGGGATTCTTGAAACAAACTTTAAAGAAGAAACGGAAACTGATTTATTTGGCGAGCAAGCGGTTTTATGCGGTGGCTTGTCAGAACTTGTTAAATCGGGCTTCGAAACTCTTGTAGAGGCTGGATATCAGCCCGAACTTGCTTACTTCGAATGCTTACATGAAGTAAAACTTATCGTTGATTTAATGGTAAAGGGAGGCTTATCTCAAATGAGAGATTCCATTTCAAATACTGCAGAATATGGAGATTATGTCAGTGGCAAAAGACTTATCAATAATGATACAAAGAAAGAAATGCAAAAAATTCTAAAAGATATTCAAGATGGAACTTTTGCTAGAAATTTTGTGGAAGAATGTAATAAAAACAAACCCTTAATGACAAAATTAAGAGAAGAGAACTCAAAACATGAAATTGAAAAAGTAGGAAAAGGTCTGCGCTCGATGTTCAGTTGGCTGAAATAA
- a CDS encoding ATP-dependent Clp protease proteolytic subunit: MPIGTPSVPYRLPGSQYERWVDIYTRLGVERILFLGQEVNDGIANSLVAQMLYLDSDDNSKPIYLYINSPGGSVTAGLAIYDTIKYVKSDVVTICVGLAASMGAFLLAAGTKGKRVALPHSRIMIHQPLGGTSQRQASDIEIEAKEILRIKDMLNMSMADMTGQSFEKIEKDTDRDYFLSAEEAKNYGLIDRVITHPSEANQS, translated from the coding sequence ATGCCAATAGGAACTCCAAGCGTGCCCTACAGACTTCCAGGAAGTCAATACGAACGATGGGTTGACATATATACAAGACTAGGTGTTGAAAGAATTCTTTTTCTTGGACAAGAAGTGAATGATGGAATTGCTAATAGCCTAGTTGCACAGATGCTTTATCTTGATTCTGATGACAATTCCAAGCCTATCTACCTATACATAAATAGCCCAGGCGGATCAGTAACAGCAGGCTTGGCAATATACGATACTATTAAATACGTAAAAAGTGATGTAGTGACCATATGTGTTGGCCTCGCAGCCTCAATGGGCGCATTTCTATTGGCCGCGGGAACAAAAGGCAAAAGAGTAGCTTTGCCACATAGCAGGATAATGATTCATCAACCTCTTGGAGGGACATCTCAACGCCAAGCTAGTGACATTGAAATAGAAGCTAAAGAAATCTTAAGAATTAAAGATATGTTAAACATGTCTATGGCTGATATGACTGGTCAATCATTTGAGAAAATTGAAAAGGATACAGATAGAGATTATTTTCTAAGTGCTGAGGAGGCAAAAAACTATGGTTTGATTGATAGAGTAATAACACATCCAAGTGAAGCAAATCAGTCTTGA
- a CDS encoding ATP-dependent Clp protease proteolytic subunit, whose product MTVSAPYYGENTVMRTPPPDLPSLLLKERIVYLGLPLFSDDDAKRQLGMDVTELIIAQLLYLEFEDPEKPIYFYINSTGTSWYTGDAVGFETEAFAICDTISYIKPPVHTICIGQAMGTAAVILSSGTKGQRAALPHASIVLHQPISGARGQATDIQIRAEEVLKNKKSMLKILSKNTGKTIEELSKDSDRMSYLNPQEALDYGVIDRILTSQKDLPNKI is encoded by the coding sequence ATGACTGTATCTGCTCCTTATTACGGCGAAAACACCGTTATGAGGACTCCTCCCCCTGATCTTCCTTCTCTTTTACTGAAAGAGAGAATTGTTTACCTCGGCTTACCATTATTTTCAGATGATGATGCGAAAAGACAGCTAGGAATGGATGTTACAGAGCTAATCATTGCTCAGCTTCTTTATCTAGAGTTTGAAGATCCAGAAAAACCTATTTATTTTTACATTAATTCAACAGGGACAAGTTGGTACACGGGTGATGCTGTTGGTTTTGAAACAGAAGCTTTTGCTATCTGCGATACCATAAGCTACATTAAACCCCCAGTACATACAATCTGCATCGGACAAGCAATGGGAACTGCTGCAGTTATTCTTTCCTCTGGGACAAAAGGGCAAAGAGCGGCCCTTCCGCACGCTTCTATCGTTTTACATCAACCTATAAGTGGTGCGAGAGGTCAAGCAACTGATATTCAAATAAGAGCTGAGGAAGTCTTGAAAAATAAAAAATCAATGCTAAAGATTTTATCCAAGAATACTGGAAAGACTATCGAAGAACTTTCTAAAGACTCAGATAGGATGAGTTATCTCAACCCTCAAGAAGCTCTAGATTACGGAGTTATAGATAGAATACTCACAAGTCAAAAAGATTTACCAAATAAAATTTAA
- a CDS encoding TRAM domain-containing protein: MTDILVLILFVLSGAASGWLGVDLLPVDILKEVSNVEGFRIVLAIIGLFIGLAAGFVFLQLRKTFLDQIRTMPTDLLLSRSVGLILGLLVANLLLAPILLIPFPREVFFAKPLAAILSNIFFGALGYKLADTHGRTLLRLFNPNNTDAYLVNEGILPAASPKILDTSVIIDGRINGLLNCGLLEGQLIVAQSVIDELQTLADSSSNEKRSKGRRGLKLLKELRDLYGRRLVINPTKYEGNGVDEKLLKITEDMTGTLITADYNLSQIAEVKELKVMNLSDLVIALRPEVQPGESLNIKIVREGKEKMQGIGYLDDGTMVVIDEAKNFVGSRLDIIITGALQTPTGRMVFGKLINNPESNKSFKSPATQG, translated from the coding sequence ATGACCGATATCTTAGTATTAATTTTATTTGTATTGTCAGGGGCCGCTTCGGGATGGCTTGGGGTTGATTTATTGCCAGTAGATATTCTAAAAGAGGTTTCTAATGTAGAGGGTTTTAGAATTGTTTTAGCGATAATAGGTTTATTTATAGGGTTAGCTGCCGGTTTCGTATTCCTTCAACTTAGAAAGACATTTCTTGATCAAATAAGGACAATGCCTACAGATTTACTATTAAGTAGGTCAGTTGGCTTAATTTTAGGATTATTAGTCGCGAATCTCCTTCTTGCCCCAATTCTACTAATTCCCTTTCCTAGAGAAGTCTTTTTTGCAAAACCATTAGCGGCTATTTTAAGTAACATCTTCTTTGGTGCACTCGGTTACAAGTTAGCGGACACACATGGAAGAACATTATTGAGATTATTTAATCCGAACAATACTGATGCATACCTAGTTAACGAAGGCATACTACCTGCTGCAAGTCCAAAAATTCTAGATACAAGTGTAATTATTGATGGCAGAATTAATGGGCTATTAAATTGTGGATTGTTGGAAGGGCAATTAATTGTTGCTCAAAGTGTTATTGATGAACTACAAACTTTAGCTGACTCTAGCAGTAATGAAAAAAGGTCTAAGGGCAGAAGAGGTTTAAAATTATTGAAAGAATTAAGAGATCTTTACGGAAGAAGGCTGGTAATAAACCCAACAAAGTATGAAGGTAATGGAGTAGACGAAAAACTCCTGAAAATTACTGAGGATATGACAGGAACGTTAATTACAGCAGATTATAATCTCTCTCAGATTGCTGAAGTTAAAGAATTAAAAGTTATGAATTTAAGTGATCTAGTTATTGCTTTAAGACCAGAAGTACAACCAGGAGAATCACTTAATATAAAAATCGTAAGAGAGGGTAAAGAAAAAATGCAAGGAATTGGATATTTAGATGACGGTACAATGGTAGTTATTGATGAAGCAAAGAATTTTGTTGGAAGTAGACTAGATATTATTATCACTGGAGCACTACAAACTCCTACTGGAAGAATGGTCTTTGGGAAACTTATAAATAATCCTGAGTCAAACAAATCTTTTAAATCACCAGCGACACAGGGCTAA
- the hemW gene encoding radical SAM family heme chaperone HemW gives MNKFPRSAYVHIPFCHRRCFYCDFAVVPMGDNVETLHGYGSKTINEYLQFLYKEILSIDHKSPLSTIYIGGGTPSILDPKQIREIIDHFKENYGVDNGAEITMEVDPASFNLDDLHGFINAGINRFSLGVQSFNDQILQKSGRRHSRLDAENSCSWLKKVYNSGLIHSWSLDLIQNLPLSGFKEWQEDLKKTITFSPPHISIYDLNIENGTVFKRLVNLGKLQLPSDEEAFKNSELTHSILKSSGYSRYEISNYCLPRHQSRHNRVYWTGSGWWSFGQGSTSSPWGEKLTRPRISKEYKDWVIKQYDLNLDSSLINKNFVYQELDEKIMLGLRLKEGIDIYKVFRGQNWENKKFKSNLRKLLNKWEIFLESGLLVRKGNRFFLSDPKGMELSNQILISMFKWWDEIN, from the coding sequence ATGAATAAGTTTCCAAGAAGTGCTTATGTCCATATCCCTTTTTGTCACAGAAGGTGTTTTTATTGTGATTTTGCTGTTGTACCAATGGGAGACAACGTAGAAACTTTACATGGTTACGGAAGTAAAACTATTAATGAATATTTGCAATTTCTATACAAAGAAATATTGTCAATTGATCATAAATCACCTCTTTCAACAATTTATATTGGTGGAGGTACACCATCGATTTTGGATCCCAAACAAATCAGAGAGATAATTGATCATTTTAAGGAAAATTACGGAGTTGACAATGGTGCAGAAATCACAATGGAAGTGGACCCAGCAAGTTTTAATCTAGATGATCTTCATGGATTCATAAATGCTGGGATAAATAGATTTAGTCTTGGAGTGCAAAGTTTTAATGATCAGATACTTCAAAAGTCTGGAAGAAGACATTCGAGACTTGATGCTGAAAATTCATGTTCATGGTTGAAGAAGGTATATAATTCTGGATTGATACACAGTTGGAGCTTAGATTTAATTCAAAACTTGCCACTTAGTGGATTTAAAGAATGGCAAGAGGATTTAAAAAAAACAATTACTTTTTCTCCACCGCATATATCTATTTACGATTTAAATATTGAAAATGGGACTGTTTTTAAAAGATTAGTTAATTTGGGGAAATTACAACTTCCAAGTGATGAAGAGGCCTTTAAAAATAGTGAATTAACTCACTCAATTTTAAAGAGCTCAGGATACTCAAGATATGAAATTTCTAACTATTGTCTTCCCAGGCATCAATCGAGACATAATAGAGTTTATTGGACCGGTTCAGGCTGGTGGAGTTTTGGTCAAGGTTCTACCAGTTCACCATGGGGAGAAAAGCTAACTAGACCAAGAATTAGCAAAGAATACAAGGACTGGGTAATTAAGCAATACGACTTAAATCTGGATTCATCTCTCATTAACAAAAATTTTGTCTATCAAGAATTGGATGAGAAAATAATGTTGGGATTGAGACTTAAAGAGGGCATAGATATTTATAAAGTTTTTAGAGGACAAAACTGGGAAAATAAAAAATTTAAAAGTAATTTGAGAAAATTGCTAAATAAGTGGGAAATATTTCTTGAAAGCGGTTTATTAGTGAGGAAAGGGAATAGATTCTTCTTAAGTGATCCAAAAGGTATGGAGCTAAGCAATCAAATTCTTATTTCCATGTTTAAGTGGTGGGATGAAATTAATTAA
- the panB gene encoding 3-methyl-2-oxobutanoate hydroxymethyltransferase codes for MLPSELIKHKENSQQIIALTAWDSISGSIAEQADVDLVLVGDSLAMVCLGYKSTLPLTLENIIYHTNAVSRGFKKKIEEQPLLVADMPFLTYQCGEDKAVEYAGKIIQTTYAKAVKIEGAEPEIQKVISRLIRMGIPVMGHIGLTPQSYLNLGLKKQGESMHSREKIKREASILEELGCFSIVLEHIPELLAKEIQNNLTIPTIGIGAGNYCDGQVRVTADLLGLNDDQPPFCQPIIQGKKIFKDKLKEWVTSQRLN; via the coding sequence ATGTTACCTTCAGAACTCATTAAACATAAAGAAAATTCTCAGCAAATCATTGCATTAACTGCATGGGACTCCATATCCGGTTCAATAGCAGAACAGGCTGATGTTGATCTCGTCTTGGTAGGAGATTCTTTAGCAATGGTATGTTTGGGATACAAATCCACTTTACCGTTAACTTTAGAAAACATTATTTATCATACTAATGCTGTTTCCAGAGGGTTCAAAAAGAAAATCGAAGAACAACCTTTGTTAGTTGCTGACATGCCTTTTCTGACTTATCAATGCGGAGAGGATAAAGCAGTGGAGTATGCAGGAAAAATTATTCAAACCACTTATGCAAAAGCCGTAAAGATCGAGGGAGCTGAACCAGAAATTCAAAAAGTGATTTCTAGATTAATAAGAATGGGAATCCCTGTGATGGGTCATATAGGGCTTACACCACAAAGCTATTTGAATCTTGGATTAAAAAAACAAGGAGAAAGCATGCACAGCCGAGAAAAAATCAAAAGAGAAGCATCTATCCTCGAAGAATTGGGATGTTTTTCAATAGTTCTTGAACATATCCCTGAGTTGCTTGCTAAAGAAATACAAAACAACTTAACTATTCCAACAATAGGTATTGGTGCAGGTAATTATTGCGATGGGCAAGTAAGAGTTACTGCAGATTTATTAGGTCTTAACGATGATCAACCACCATTTTGCCAACCGATTATTCAAGGGAAAAAAATATTTAAGGATAAGCTAAAAGAATGGGTAACTTCTCAAAGACTTAATTAA